A single window of Dermacentor albipictus isolate Rhodes 1998 colony chromosome 1, USDA_Dalb.pri_finalv2, whole genome shotgun sequence DNA harbors:
- the LOC135901639 gene encoding uncharacterized protein, with protein MTWLVGMRQGSQSENASPALCTTAKRATGRQHGCSIPSPKRLFVAGILLDKVDYSMARRMAEQQADTTGRQICLVEQGFTGRGDASCCKGATTPRNIQGNIGLFGTLHDIMDEEHGHHAYADDIFLQPQLSSLSSSLFEDPVQSGRFAQETSAEKKLLERVRHPCSNRRPPCCCVQPSTPCLGHRRLP; from the exons ATGACGTGGCTCGTTGGAATGCGTCAGGGCAGTCAATCAGAGAACGCATCACCTGCGCTGTGCACGACGGCGAAGCGGGCTACTGGACGACAACACGGCTGCTCCATACCTTCCCCGAAAAGATTGTTCGTAGCGGGAATCCTTCTGGACAAAGTGGACTACAGCATGGCGAGGCGGATGGCAGAGCAGCAAGCTGACACCACGGGACGCCAAATTTGCCTGGTGGAGCAGGGATTTACGGGCCGCGGCGACGCGAGTTGCTGCAAGGGGGCCACCACGCCGCGGAACATCCAGGGCAACATTGGGCTGTTCGGAACCTTGCACGACATCATGGACGAGGAGCACGGACACCACGCCTATGCTGATGACATCTTCCTGCAGCCGCAGCTGTCATCCCTGTCCTCATCGCTGTTCGAGGACCCAGTGCAAAGTGGACGCTTCGCACAGGAAACCTCTGCGGAGAAG AAACTCCTGGAACGAGTCCGACATCCCTGCTCCAACAGGCGTCCTCCTTGCTGCTGTGTCCAGCCATCGACACCGTGCCTTGGACATCGGCGACTGCCGTGA